The genomic DNA CGACAGCCTGGGAATTCCGGTGAGCTATGATACCAAATCAGCGACATATACCGTAGGCAGCGGGTACAATATTCTATACATCATGTCCCCTTCCTCCGATGGTTCCTATGTCAATGTCAATGGAATAAGCACACGCAATATGGATGCCAAACAGATCGCCGGGAAACTGTACATTCCTATGAGTCTGCTGAAAGACTATCTAGGAATAGACGCTCAGTGGAATGCAGCAGAGAAAACAGTAGCGTTGAGCAAAAGCCAGCTGAATCCGATCACGATTACCTCCCAATCCCTTGCAGCTACAAGTGACTCCGAGGTGACCTACAAAGTCAAATATCCGCAAATCAGTGGTAGCCGGTTGAATGCCGAAGCTCAGCAGGCGATTAACGGTGTGCTTAAAAAGCATGCGGAAGAAGTGCTGGCAGCAGGCAAAAAGCAAGTGGCTGAGGGAGGCGCTACGGCGCAAAGACCGTATGAGTTTGGCAATGATTTTGCAATTGCTTATAATAAGGACGGTATTTTGAGTGTAATTATGCAGGATTACTCGTATACAGGTGGTGCGCATGGCATGACCGTCCGTAAAGGGTATACGTTCTCGCTGTCGGATGGCAAAATGCTTCAATTGTCTGACGTGCTGAAAGCTAACCCGAATTACAAAAAGTTCCTCAATAGTGACCTGAAGAAAAAATTTGATGCACTTCAGGCTGACGCAGGAGGTTTCGGTGGATTTAAGGAGCTTGCAGCTAATCCGAATTTTTATGTAACCAATAGTGGTTTGACGCTTGTTTTTGATCTATATGAATATACACCATATGCGTATGGGATTCCTGAGTTCACCTACTCGTTTAGCCAACTGTTACCTCAAGGTGGTAAGCCTTTCGCGGGACAGAATCCATAGTACAAATGGATAATAGTCGGATTACCTATACAAAATGAACAATAACCAAGAAAAGCTGCCTACCAGATACGAACATCCGGGGCAGCTTTTTCCGTTTACCAGCTAGTCAGAGGCAATAACTCGTTCTCTTATACACCTTCTGGAGAAGAGCTAGTTAGCACTTTATCAATAATACCGTATTCCTTGGCATCGTCTGCGGACATGAAATAGTCACGGTCTGTGTCCTTTTCAATGCGTTCCAGTGGTTGGCCTGTGCGGTCTGCAAGAATGCGGTTCAATTTGTCGCGCATTTTCAGAATGCGGCGTGCGCGGATTTCGATATCCGTTGCCTGGCCTTGTGCACCACCCAATGGTTGGTGAATCATAATTTCACTGTTCGGCAAAGCAAAACGTTTGCCCTTGGCACCTGCGTTCAGCAAGAACGCACCCATAGAAGCCGCCATACCAACACAAATTGTAGACACGTCAGGTTTAATGTATTGCATTGTATCGAAAATGGCCATACCGGCTGTGATCGAACCGCCAGGGCTATTAACATACAAGTGAATGTCTTTTTCAGGATCTTCGGCAGCCAAAAACAGCATTTGCGCAATAATAGAGTTGGCTACAACGTCATTGACGTCCGAGCCCAACAAAATAATGCGATCCTTCAACAGTCTGGAATAAATGTCATAGGCGCGTTCGCCGCGGTTACTTTGTTCTACTACCATAGGAACATAGCTCACGTCAAAAAACCTCCCTTTAATATCGTTAATGGATTTGGTGGACATGCCGATTACACGTCCCTATTTATAAACTGTTACCGTATTAACTACATGATAAACAATTTCAAACAAAAAGTCAAAGAAAGTCAAACTAATAGTCAAAAAAAAGAGCCCTCTGCGCTCTTATTGGTTAAAACAGTATATAGAAGAATTTAAACATCATATAAAATGGCGCGCCCGCGAGGAATCGAACCTCGATCTCAGGCTCCGGAGGCCTACGTCATATCCGTTGGACCACGGGCGCACAGCTAATTGGAAACAAAGATGATTATATGATATACGGCATTGAATTGCAAGCTTTTATTACGTGCGCATATTCACATAAAAAGTTGAGAAATATAGGTTCAGATAGACTTGCATGTGGAGCAAATATTGGGTAAGATATACGTGGGACTTAAAAAGTTAACCCGGGACGTTTTGAGACCAGTTAGTGATATAGCATTAGAGAAAGAACTTAGAAGTGTGCGGGAGTGGAAAGCATGCGAAAGATATTAGAAATACAGAAGCAGCTTCTGCCCGACCTCATGGATGTTTTGAAAAAAAGGTACACAATCCTGCATCAGATTATGCTGTCCGATGTTATTGGACGCAGAACGCTGGCGGCTTCACTGGACATGACCGAGCGCGTGTTGCGCGCCGAGACCGATCTTCTTAAAGCCCAAGGGCTGATTGAGATTGAGAGTGTGGGCATGAAGGTGAGCAAAGCAGGACTGGATCTGCTGGAACAACTGGAGCCGATTGCGAACAACTTGTTCGGCCTGTCCCAATTGGAGGATCAGATTCGTCAAGCCTATGGTTTGAGGAAGGTGGTTGTCGTTCCAGGGGATTCGGATGCTTCTCCTTTAACGAAGCAGGAGTTGGGTCGTGCTGGAGCAAAAGCACTGCTGAGTGTTATGGACGACGAGGATGTGGTCGCTGTAACAGGTGGCACGACGATTGCCGACGTGGCGGACCAACTGACACTACCTGCTAATGGCCCACTTAAGGGCGGATGGTTCGTACCGGCACGTGGGGGTTTGGGAGAAAGCATGGAAATGCAGGCGAACACAATTGCTTCCACAATGGCTCGTAAGGTCGGCTCACAATACCGTCTGCTCCATGTACCGGATTTGCTCAGCAATCATGCTTACAACTCCCTGCTTGAAGATACGAATATTCAGGATATTTTAAGCCTGATTCGAGAGAGTCGGATCATCATTCACGGGATAGGCAACGCCATAGCTATGGCACGTAGACGTAAGCTCGACCCTGAAACCTTTGCCCAGATCAGCAGTGAGGGCGCGGTTGCCGAATCGTTTGGCTATTATTTTAACGAAGACGGCGTTGTGGTTCACAAAATGCTGACGCTTGGACTACGTTTGGAGGATATCAGGCGAACCGAGACGATTCTAGGCGTAGCTGGAGGTAAGAGCAAGGCGGCCGCTATTCATGCGGTGCTGCGTTTCGGGCAGGAAGATATTCTTGTCACCGACGAAGGCGCTGCTGCCGAGATTGTAAGCCGTTATTTAAAAAGTTAATGCGATTGATTAAATGTGTTGTCTTGACGGGCTTTCGGGTCTGTCTTGAATATATAAACTAAACGAACTTTGGGAGGAACTCACTCATGACAGTTAAAGTTGGTATTAACGGTTTCGGACGTATTGGACGCCTTGCTTTCCGCCGGATTCAAAACGTGGAAGGTATTGAAGTAGTAGCAATTAATGACTTGACAGATTCCAAAATGCTGGCACATCTGTTGAAATATGATACAACACAAGGTACTTTCCAAGGAGAAGTAGAAGTACACGATGGCTTCTTCAAAGTTAACGGTAAAGAAGTTAAAGTTTTGGCTAACCGCAACCCTGAAGAACTGCCTTGGGGAGACCTGGGTGTAGATATCGTTCTGGAATGCACAGGTTTCTTCACAACTAAAGAAGCTGCTGAGAAACATTTGAAAGGCGGCGCTAAAAAAGTTGTTATCTCCGCTCCAGCTACTGGCGACATGAAAACTGTCGTTTACAACGTAAACCATGAAATTCTGGACGGTACTGAAACTGTAATCTCTGGTGCTTCTTGCACAACAAACTGCCTTGCTCCTATGGCTAAAACTTTGCAAGACAAATTTGGTATCGTTGAAGGCCTGATGACTACAATTCACGCTTACACTGGCGACCAAAACACTTTGGATGCTCCGCATGCTAAAGGCGACTTCCGTCGTGCTCGCGCTGCAGCTGAAAACATCATTCCTAACACAACTGGTGCTGCTAAAGCCATCGGTCTGGTAATTCCTGAACTGAAAGGTAAACTGGATGGCGCGGCTCAACGTGTACCGGTAGCAACTGGCTCCCTGACTGAGCTGGTAACTGTTCTGGAGAAAAATGTAACTGTTGAAGAAATCAACGCTGCGATGAAAGAAGCTTCCGATCCTGAAACTTACGGCTACACTGAAGACGAGATCGTTTCTTCCGACATCAAAGGTATCACTTTCGGTTCTTTGTTTGATGCAACTCAAACTAAAGTCCTGACTGTTGGCGACAAACAACTGGTGAAAACTGTAGCTTGGTACGACAACGAAATGTCCTACACAGCACAATTGATCCGTACGTTGGAATACTTCGCTAAATTGGCTAAATAAGAACAGTCTCATCGCGCAACATCATAGAGCGGAAACAGCAGTTATTGTTTCCGCTCTTTATATATCAAAATGTGCCTTAAATTCCTGTTTCGTAAAATTAAAAGGGTGCGGAGGAATATGGAGATGAACAAAAAGAGCGTACGTGATATAGAACTGAATGGAAAACGGGTGTTTGTTCGTGTAGATTTTAACGTTCCGGTTGAGGACGGTAAAATTACGGATGACAAGCGTATTCGTGAAACCTTGCCAACGATTAACTACCTGATTGAAAAAGGTGCAAAAGTTATTTTGGCGAGTCACTTTGGACGTCCAAAAGGTCAGGTCGTTGAATCCATGCGTCTGACTCCTGCTGGCGTGCGTTTGTCTGAGTTGCTCAAAAAGCCTGTAGTTAAAGTGGACGAAGCAGTTGGTGAGGCTGTTAAAGCGAAAGTAGCTGAACTGCAAAACGGCGACGTGCTGTTGCTTGAAAATGTACGCTTCTATCCAGGAGAAGAGAAAAACGATCCTGAACTGGCAAAGCAATTTGCTGAACTGGCTGACATTTTCGTG from Paenibacillus sp. FSL R10-2782 includes the following:
- a CDS encoding DUF4163 domain-containing protein produces the protein MNKHTKKWGSALLAAGILAGVTVVPVSYSEAASSKQQATAQQPGISIHWNGKTLAAKGVQVNGSTLIPVAALRDSLGIPVSYDTKSATYTVGSGYNILYIMSPSSDGSYVNVNGISTRNMDAKQIAGKLYIPMSLLKDYLGIDAQWNAAEKTVALSKSQLNPITITSQSLAATSDSEVTYKVKYPQISGSRLNAEAQQAINGVLKKHAEEVLAAGKKQVAEGGATAQRPYEFGNDFAIAYNKDGILSVIMQDYSYTGGAHGMTVRKGYTFSLSDGKMLQLSDVLKANPNYKKFLNSDLKKKFDALQADAGGFGGFKELAANPNFYVTNSGLTLVFDLYEYTPYAYGIPEFTYSFSQLLPQGGKPFAGQNP
- the clpP gene encoding ATP-dependent Clp endopeptidase proteolytic subunit ClpP codes for the protein MSYVPMVVEQSNRGERAYDIYSRLLKDRIILLGSDVNDVVANSIIAQMLFLAAEDPEKDIHLYVNSPGGSITAGMAIFDTMQYIKPDVSTICVGMAASMGAFLLNAGAKGKRFALPNSEIMIHQPLGGAQGQATDIEIRARRILKMRDKLNRILADRTGQPLERIEKDTDRDYFMSADDAKEYGIIDKVLTSSSPEGV
- a CDS encoding sugar-binding domain-containing protein codes for the protein MRKILEIQKQLLPDLMDVLKKRYTILHQIMLSDVIGRRTLAASLDMTERVLRAETDLLKAQGLIEIESVGMKVSKAGLDLLEQLEPIANNLFGLSQLEDQIRQAYGLRKVVVVPGDSDASPLTKQELGRAGAKALLSVMDDEDVVAVTGGTTIADVADQLTLPANGPLKGGWFVPARGGLGESMEMQANTIASTMARKVGSQYRLLHVPDLLSNHAYNSLLEDTNIQDILSLIRESRIIIHGIGNAIAMARRRKLDPETFAQISSEGAVAESFGYYFNEDGVVVHKMLTLGLRLEDIRRTETILGVAGGKSKAAAIHAVLRFGQEDILVTDEGAAAEIVSRYLKS
- the gap gene encoding type I glyceraldehyde-3-phosphate dehydrogenase translates to MTVKVGINGFGRIGRLAFRRIQNVEGIEVVAINDLTDSKMLAHLLKYDTTQGTFQGEVEVHDGFFKVNGKEVKVLANRNPEELPWGDLGVDIVLECTGFFTTKEAAEKHLKGGAKKVVISAPATGDMKTVVYNVNHEILDGTETVISGASCTTNCLAPMAKTLQDKFGIVEGLMTTIHAYTGDQNTLDAPHAKGDFRRARAAAENIIPNTTGAAKAIGLVIPELKGKLDGAAQRVPVATGSLTELVTVLEKNVTVEEINAAMKEASDPETYGYTEDEIVSSDIKGITFGSLFDATQTKVLTVGDKQLVKTVAWYDNEMSYTAQLIRTLEYFAKLAK